The Megalobrama amblycephala isolate DHTTF-2021 linkage group LG20, ASM1881202v1, whole genome shotgun sequence genome includes a window with the following:
- the sh2d4bb gene encoding SH2 domain-containing protein 4B: MMQQILQDMYIEPDLLAELNEEQKQILFYKIREEQVRRWNERERRDPSHAVNKKSDRRGIQWLLGSDGEVWVWVMGEAPGDKPFEDIVEELMEERARKQAQREAQELRRVKEAEIEKKFRDAMAKEKARFVAEKWKEETDDRKAAKQEEEEDRIREELKKCEEEERQRGEEEIRQTEERRAKELYISLKQEEKRSERDDKEWQEQLRRSKAADEEMKCKARRARDEYKRQSLRAIEKGLVAGLSGLFHKTHLNGSSHNRRHVTVVEHPTPPAEASHSPATSAGQLASGHYRRRQHRRYSNPVTQSLTECPVWIRPPRPNSRESIIRWFKEEQRPRRAGYERSSNTIAPWFHGIISRQESEALLSNAAEGCFLVRVSERIWGYTLSYRTTSGFKHFLIDASGDYYSFLGVDQNRHATLADLIDFHKEEVITTSGGELLQDPCRPKSSTADYGGLFL, encoded by the exons ATGATGCAGCAGATTCTTCAGGATATGTATATCGAGCCTGACCTGTTGGCTGAACTCAATGAAGAGCAGAAGCAGATCCTTTTTTATAAGATTCGGGAGGAGCAGGTGCGGCGCTGGAACGAGAGGGAGAGAAGAGACCCCAGCCATGCTGTAAACAAGAAGA GCGACCGCAGAGGCATTCAGTGGCTTCTGGGCTCAGATGGCGAGGTATGGGTATGGGTTATGGGGGAGGCCCCGGGGGACAAGCCGTTTGAAGACATTGTGGAAGAGCTGATGGAGGAGAGAGCCAGGAAGCAGGCCCAACGAGAGGCACAGGAACTCCG GCGTGTGAAGGAGGCAGAGATTGAAAAGAAGTTTCGAGATGCCATGGCGAAGGAAAAGGCTCGCTTCGTGGCAGAAAAATGGAAGGAGGAGACAGATGACAGAAAGGCAGCCAAGCAGGAAGAAGAGGAAGATCGCATTAGAGAGGAACTGAAG AAATGTGAGGaggaagagagacagagaggcgAGGAAGAAATCCGCCAAACGGAGGAGAGGAGAGCAAAGGAACTGTACATCTCTCTGAAGCAGGAGGAAAAGAGGAGTGAGAGAGATGACAAAGAATGGCAGGAACAAT TGCGACGCTCCAAGGCGGCGGATGAGGAGATGAAGTGCAAGGCACGACGGGCTAGAGATGAATACAAGCGCCAGTCTCTGCGGGCTATCGAGAAGGGCCTGGTGGCTGGACTCAGCGGCCTGTTCCATAAGACACACCTGAACGGATCGAGTCACAACCGACGGCACGTCACGGTCGTTGAACATCCGACCCCTCCAGCTGAGGCCAGCCATTCACCCGCAACTAGTGCTGGCCAACTTGCTTCAGGCCATTACAGGCGCAGACAACACCGTCGTTACAGCAATCCGGTCACACAGTCTCTCACAGAATG CCCAGTTTGGATTCGTCCACCTAGGCCAAACTCTCGCGAATCCATCATTCGCTGGTTTAAAGAGGAGCAGAGACCGAGACGAGCGGGTTATGAGCGAAGCAGCAACACCATCGCCCCTTGGTTCCATG GAATAATATCACGGCAGGAGTCAGAGGCTTTGCTGTCGAATGCTGCAGAGGGCTGTTTCTTGGTCAGAGTGAGTGAACGAATCTGGGGCTACACGCTGTCCTACCGCACCACCTCTGGCTTTAAGCACTTCCTCATTGACGCCTCGGGTGATTATTACAGCTTCCTAGGTGTTGACCAGAACCGTCACGCCACCTTAGCTGacctcattgacttccataag GAGGAAGTGATCACTACATCTGGAGGAGAACTACTCCAGGACCCCTGCAGGCCGAAAAGCTCCACAGCGGACTACGGCGGGCTTTTTCTGTGA